The Pontibacter deserti region GCTATTGATAGCAGCTATTTATCCTGTATATTTGAAACTTACTAGGTCAGCAGCTGTTTTATAATAATAGGTTAAGCGCTGTAAGCCTGCATAGTGGTCACCCGCTTTTTCTGATACCTACTAGTACTATGATTGATCCGGAAGCAGAACGCAAAGAGATCTTACGACTTTACAGAAGATTACTTCGGCATGCGAAGCCTTTCTTAAAAGACAATGATGCCAAAATAATTAAGAAAGCCTTTAATACATCGGTGGAGGCGCATAAAGATATGCGTCGTAAATCCGGTGAGCCTTATATCTATCATCCGATAGCAGTTGCCCAGATAGCTGTAGAGGAAATCGGCTTAGGTACTACTTCTATAGTTGCTTCGCTTTTGCATGATGTGGTGGAAGATACCGAGATGGAAATCGAAGACATTGAGCGTGACTTCGGCCCAAGTGTAGCGCGTATTATAGAAGGCCTTACTAAAATTTCGGGTGTTTTTGATTATGGTACTTCGCAGCAGGCAGAGAACTTCCGCAAAATGCTGCTTACTCTTAGCGATGACGTACGGGTTATACTTATAAAGATTGCTGACCGCCTGCACAACATGCGTACGCTGGATAGTATGCCGCGTCATAAACAGCTCAAGATCGCATCCGAAACGATGTATTTGTATGCGCCGCTTGCACATCGCCTTGGTTTGTATGCCATCAAATCTGAGCTGGAAGACCTATATCTGAAGTATACCGATACGGATACATATAAAGATATCTCTAACAAGATACGTCAGACGCGTAGTGCCCGCAATAAGTTTATTAAGGATTTTATCTCTCCGATAGAAGAAGAACTGGACAAGCATGGGTTTAAATTCAACATTAAAGGCCGCCCTAAATCTATTTATTCTATCCTTAAGAAGATAAAGAAGCAGAACATCACGTTCGAAGAAGTTTACGACCTGTTTGCAATCCGGATTATACTTGATGTGCCTCTGGAAAATGAGAAGGCAGCTTGCTGGCAGGTATATTCTATTATAACAGACTTTTACCAGCCAAACCCGGATCGCCTGCGCGATTGGGTAAATACACCAAAGGCTAACGGTTACGAATCTTTGCACACTACTGTAATGAGTAAATCGGGGCAGTGGGTAGAAGTGCAGATACGTACCAAGCGTATGGATGAGATTGCCGAACGTGGCTACGCAGCTCATTGGAAGTATAAAGATGGCCCGGGTTCAGAATCTGGTCTGGAACTATGGATAAACAAGGTGCGGGATATGCTGGAGAACAACACCGGCAATGCACTGGAATTTATGGATGAGTTCCGGAAAAACCTCTTTGTGGAAGAAGTGTTTGTCTTTACTCCGAAAGGTGAGCTGATTATACTTCCTGATAAAGCTACCGCACTGGATTTTGCGTTTGAGATACATAGCCAGATTGGTTTGCATTGCCTTGGTGCAAAAGTTAATCAGAAGCTGGTGCCACTTAGCTACAGGCTTTATAATGGTGACCAGGTGGAGATCCTGACTTCGCAAAAGCAGAAGCCGAACGAAGAATGGTTAAACTATGCTGTTACTTCCAAAGCAAGATCGCGCATAAAAGAGGCTTTGCGCGAAGAGCGCAAGTATAGATCAGAACAAGGTAAAGTGCTGCTTGATAAGCGCCTGGCTCAATTAAAGATTGTAGATAACCAGTCGAATATGAACAAGCTGCTGGCTTTCTTTAACGTGCCATCGGTACAGGATTTATACTATAGACTAGCAACAGGTTACATTGATCCTAAAAATATCAAAGAAGTCATCTTTACTGCCACTGCCGAAAAAGGAAGCTCTACCCTTGACCCAAAAAACTTTGATAGGGAAGTACAGAAAATTCGTGGCGTTAACTCTGACATGCTCGTGATAGGGGAGAATACCTCTAACATGAACTATAAAATATCTACGTGTTGTAACCCTATACCTGGCGATGATGTGTTTGGCTTTGAAACCGGCGACGAAGATATTGAGATACACCGTACCAACTGCCAACGGGCTATTGAACTTATGTCGAATTATGGTAACCGTATCGTGCGTGCCAAGTGGACAGATCAGAAAGAACTGGCATTTCTGGCTGGTATCCGCATAAAAGGTACCGATAGAGTAGGTTTAGTTAATGACCTGACACGCATTATTTCGAACAGCTTAAGAGTGAACATGCGCTCTATTACCATCGATTCGCATGACGGTATATTTGAAGGAAACATCATGGTATTCGTAAACGATACCGGCCACCTGGATAAACTGATACAGCGCATGGGGAAAGTGAACGGTATACTTACCGTTGAACGTTTCGATTAGAGCTGTCAGCTAAACTATAAAAGAAAATATG contains the following coding sequences:
- a CDS encoding RelA/SpoT family protein yields the protein MIDPEAERKEILRLYRRLLRHAKPFLKDNDAKIIKKAFNTSVEAHKDMRRKSGEPYIYHPIAVAQIAVEEIGLGTTSIVASLLHDVVEDTEMEIEDIERDFGPSVARIIEGLTKISGVFDYGTSQQAENFRKMLLTLSDDVRVILIKIADRLHNMRTLDSMPRHKQLKIASETMYLYAPLAHRLGLYAIKSELEDLYLKYTDTDTYKDISNKIRQTRSARNKFIKDFISPIEEELDKHGFKFNIKGRPKSIYSILKKIKKQNITFEEVYDLFAIRIILDVPLENEKAACWQVYSIITDFYQPNPDRLRDWVNTPKANGYESLHTTVMSKSGQWVEVQIRTKRMDEIAERGYAAHWKYKDGPGSESGLELWINKVRDMLENNTGNALEFMDEFRKNLFVEEVFVFTPKGELIILPDKATALDFAFEIHSQIGLHCLGAKVNQKLVPLSYRLYNGDQVEILTSQKQKPNEEWLNYAVTSKARSRIKEALREERKYRSEQGKVLLDKRLAQLKIVDNQSNMNKLLAFFNVPSVQDLYYRLATGYIDPKNIKEVIFTATAEKGSSTLDPKNFDREVQKIRGVNSDMLVIGENTSNMNYKISTCCNPIPGDDVFGFETGDEDIEIHRTNCQRAIELMSNYGNRIVRAKWTDQKELAFLAGIRIKGTDRVGLVNDLTRIISNSLRVNMRSITIDSHDGIFEGNIMVFVNDTGHLDKLIQRMGKVNGILTVERFD